Below is a window of Leptospiraceae bacterium DNA.
AATGAGAATACAGACTAGAAAACTTCTTACTCAAAAAATAAGCACAGAATCCGCCTGGCAGCTTACCGCCAGTATCCTCCTTTATGAATAACTCTTTTGAAAAATAAGATCCTTCTGATTTTATATACCCTTGTAAAATCCGTGTAAGTGTAAGCGGAGAAAATCCAGTAGAATGACAGGACAAAAGCACAAACTCTGGCTTATTCTCACAAAGCTTCATCATCTCCTCAATCAGTGGAATTAAGTCATCTTCGATCTTCCAAATTTCGCCCTTAGCTCCTCGACCATAAGTAGGCGGATCCAGGATAAATCCTTTGTAAGGATGATTTCGTTTTACTTCTCTTTTTAAAAATTTTAAAACATCATCTTCAATCCAGCGCACTTTTTTATCAGCAAGACCGGAAAGTTGTGCATTTTCTCTAGCCCAAGCAATCATTCCTTTTGAAGAATCCACATGACATACCGGATAATCTCCATTTAACGCGGCTAATGTGGACATGCCGGAGTAAGCAAAGAGATTTAGAACTTCAAAATTATTTTGAATCTCTCCCATTTTTTGGATTAATTCCCAGTTCGATTCCTGTTCGGGGAAAATGCCTATATGCCCGAAGGGAGTGAGTTTTATTTTAGCAGAAAGACTTCCGATTTCAATCGAAAAACTTTCAGGAATCTTGCGGTAAAACTTCCATTGTCCACTACCCGTATCATTTTTCGTGTAGTGTGCATCCGGCTTTTCCCAAAGTTTAGGATTGGTTTTTTTATAGGGAGAGCCTAGGGCTGGGCGTATCAATTTATATCCACCGATGATTTCTAATTTTTCATAATCACCAGAATCGATTAATTTGTAAGAACTACTCATGCTGTCATTTTTTGAATTCAAATCAGTCGTGCAATCCTAAAAAAGCGTATTGCCACAGAGTCACTGAGACACAGAGGACTATGGAATGGTGTCAGTTTTATTCATGTGCATCACTTGAAAGAGAACTAATAAAAAAGAAAATATAACCATGCAACTGAATTCTAGCATGAATTATGAAAATAAGCAATATTTTTTTAAGCAGACTCTCTCGAATTCCCTCCGTGTCTCTGTGCCTCTGTGGCAAAACTTTTTTCTTCTTTTCATTTTTTACATTTAAAAAATATTCGAATCATGAATTTATATGATTTATCTAAGTATTTAAACCAATCCATTTCTCTTTCCGGCTGGGTTCATGCCAAACGAGGAAACAATAAAATCCAATTTTTACAAATTCGAAACTCCGGCAAGATTATTCAAGTAGTTTGCGAAAAGGAAAAACTGGGCGAAGTCGCTTTTGAAAAAATCAAAGCCCTTCCTCAAGAGACATCTATTGACCTAAAAGGCACCTTAGTGGTCTCCGAAAAATCGGAATTAGGGTATGAAATTATATTAGGTTCTTATAATATAGTTGGGGATTCGCACGATTATCCAATCACACCCAAAGAGCATGGACCGGATTTTTTACACAACAACCGACATCTATGGCTTAGATCCAAGCGCCAACTATCAATTCTCCAGATACGAAATGAATTGTCTTTTCAAATCAGAAAATACTTTCACGAAAACCATTATGTATTAATCGATACTCCGATTCTGACTGGTTCTGTTGGCGAGAGTGCAGGCACAC
It encodes the following:
- a CDS encoding class I SAM-dependent methyltransferase, translating into MSSSYKLIDSGDYEKLEIIGGYKLIRPALGSPYKKTNPKLWEKPDAHYTKNDTGSGQWKFYRKIPESFSIEIGSLSAKIKLTPFGHIGIFPEQESNWELIQKMGEIQNNFEVLNLFAYSGMSTLAALNGDYPVCHVDSSKGMIAWARENAQLSGLADKKVRWIEDDVLKFLKREVKRNHPYKGFILDPPTYGRGAKGEIWKIEDDLIPLIEEMMKLCENKPEFVLLSCHSTGFSPLTLTRILQGYIKSEGSYFSKELFIKEDTGGKLPGGFCAYFLSKKFSSLYSHFKS